TGATACTATAGATTGGATGAATAATGAAGGATTTTATCCCTCAAGTAATTAAGATTTATCTTCCACATTTACCTGCCAATATCCGCGAGTTCCACCTATGCGTTCTATATATCCAGCTTCTTTTAGATTATTTAGGTGCTTTTGAATAGCAGATTCATTTATATGAAGAACCTCTGCAATTCCAGAACGACTTATCCTATTATCTACGTATATAAGTTTTAGTATTTGCTTTTGTCTTTGTGTTAATTCAGAATTAGCATCTATTGCTTTTTCAGTTTCCTTATTTATTTGACCACCTTTTTGACCACCCATTTGACCACCTATTTCATTACCATCAGCATCATCTTTATTAACAGCAGTTTCTTTTGCCATAAAAGTCATTCGAAGAAAATTTTCGCTAAAGCTAAAACTTTCCTTTCCATAGTGTTCCAAGATGCGAGGTATGCCAGAACCCAGCTGTTCCACCAATTCCAAATCTTTAAAAACACGCATCAGTTCCTTATTCCGCGGAACGGAAAAGCCTTCAAAAAATTCCTGTTTGCTCAAACCTTCCGGTAAACCACCAGCAGATGTAATCTCAATTCGGTCTGAAAAGATTTCGAACTTTGGGGTAATTTCATTTGTATAGTCATTATGCACAAAGGCATTGATGATGGCCTCGCGTAAGGCAATGGGATTCCAAAGATTGTTCTGTTTTCGTTCTTTGGATGTAATTTTAGTATTGGTTCTATTTTCTACGGCAATCTTATCGATGACTTGCTTCGTTGCTTTTACCAAACTTTCGTGTCCATATTCGTTGCTTTCTATGAGATCAGCACGATTGGCACCTGAATATTTGGCAACTTTTATAGAGGTATTGTTTTTGTCCGCCAATAAATAGGCTGCATAATTGTATAAACCATCTTCAGTAAGCAATTCCAGATTTTTCGCAAAATTATTACCAAGATTATAACCCGATTCCTGATAGTATATCTTTAATTGACTAAAGGTTAAATCTTGCCTATTTGCCTTGATTTTACTTATGGAATTACGGGTTCGGCTGGCAAAAAGCTCATCAATCATCTTTTGGGGCATAGGTTCTGCGGCAGACCCTAAACGGATAAAACATCCCTTTTCACTCATCCCATATTTTTTGAGATGATAGGGCTTTTCCGGGCCACTGGCGACAATGACTTTGAGGATGTCCTTTCCTTCCCTAACTTCACTCACGATGTCGAACAGCCCCATTGCAGAAGGACGAATGTTGTTTTTTAACCTGTCTTTTATTTTGAGTTGGCCTCCATCAGCATCCGCCAATCCGTAAGTGTTTCCATTTTTATCGACACCAATGTATACAATACCGCCTTCACGATAGTTCAGGAAAGCAACGACCTCTTTTTCAAGACCATCGGACAATTCTCGTTTGTATTCTATTCGGTTGGTTTCTGGCATATAAATTTGAATTCCTTTTCTACCCGAAATTTTAAAAGCATTTGGATAAAGATATTAATTTTTGAAGATTGATCTCGCTTCTCTATAAACCCGTTCAAAGTTTTCTTCCAAATCCGCATCAGTATAATTATTTCTTTTGATAGGTAATCGTCTTTCTATTTTGGAAAGCTTGAATTGGACCTTTTTATCCTCTCCATCCGCAAAGGTTATAAACTCTCCCTGTTTAAGCCTAAAAAACACATCGGCTCTAATCTTTGACACCTCACGTTCCCCAGTAGTGATTCGGGTATCAAAATTGAGGTTATGTCCTCGGTTCACACTTGTGGTTTCCTTTTTGACTATTTCAAAGAAACGTTCGTAATATTTGGCAGTGTCCGGGTCGTTTACCTTTCCGAAGAATTGATAGGACAAATTGCTTAAGATTGCCTTGCTCGCCTTGTCGCCATACATCATATCATTCTGGATTTTGTCCTGCATTACGTAAATGGTCGCAATATCATAACTGCGCAATGTTGCAGGGATGCGGTGCATATTGAGCAATCGAATTGTGGGTGCTTCCTCCATCAACAGGAATGATGGTT
The Aequorivita iocasae genome window above contains:
- a CDS encoding RNA-binding domain-containing protein, with product MPETNRIEYKRELSDGLEKEVVAFLNYREGGIVYIGVDKNGNTYGLADADGGQLKIKDRLKNNIRPSAMGLFDIVSEVREGKDILKVIVASGPEKPYHLKKYGMSEKGCFIRLGSAAEPMPQKMIDELFASRTRNSISKIKANRQDLTFSQLKIYYQESGYNLGNNFAKNLELLTEDGLYNYAAYLLADKNNTSIKVAKYSGANRADLIESNEYGHESLVKATKQVIDKIAVENRTNTKITSKERKQNNLWNPIALREAIINAFVHNDYTNEITPKFEIFSDRIEITSAGGLPEGLSKQEFFEGFSVPRNKELMRVFKDLELVEQLGSGIPRILEHYGKESFSFSENFLRMTFMAKETAVNKDDADGNEIGGQMGGQKGGQINKETEKAIDANSELTQRQKQILKLIYVDNRISRSGIAEVLHINESAIQKHLNNLKEAGYIERIGGTRGYWQVNVEDKS